In Tachysurus fulvidraco isolate hzauxx_2018 chromosome 5, HZAU_PFXX_2.0, whole genome shotgun sequence, the genomic stretch agtgatgagggctttggggtaagagggagatggtatGTTTGTGGCTTTGTAGGTTAGCATCAGTGAAAACACTTGTTACACTGGTCACCAAAGTCTGTTCAACCTACTGCTGACATATATCGCCATCTTTGCCTTGACCAAGCAGGAAATTCAATAGTTGACATTTACAGCACCTTCTGCAGACATATTTAAACCCCAGAATAAAAGTTCCCATTTAAATTGGTttcattaaaacttttaaacattGCAATGTAGAGAACAGAGGCTTTTATCTGGGGCGGTCATAAAGGCATAATAAACTGTCTCTGCAAACAAAAAGGACTTTGTTGACCAACATTATGGTCTAAAACATATGTTATGTGATAAAAGCATTGACAGCAATTACACTATGTAAAATTCTCCAATTCTCCATAAATCACCTGTTTTTCGGTAATGGTGACAAAGTTCCCTCCCCTAAAAGGAGGACAGTACGCCAGAGTGTGTCCAGTTTACCATTTAGTGTATTTTTGTTCACAGCTTTGACAACATTGGTGCATTTCTTTACCAGATGATATCTTTGGACCAAACAAGACAATTTATCACAGCATAAAAAGTCCCTTTACACTCCTCTAATTTGGGCATTAAAAAGAGATCAAGAAAGTGGTGACTTTCATTCGGGCGTGTAAATCCCTCTGCATGTTTTTCTAGCCTTGTAATGTCCTCACCCATGATAGCACCTTACCATTTCATCAGTAACTGGGCCGGCTCTCGAGTCGACTTCATTATAACCGCAGTGCCGACTGCCTCGATGTTTAAAAGGTTAGGTCCAGCTAGTCATACCTATATCTCTGAGTGTGGTCACATATGCTGTGTGGAGTAACTGTGTGAGGGCAGGGAAAGTCCCCTGGTGTGACAGGTCCACTTACAATCCGAGGACCAGTGGTTCCTGTGGTTCATGTCGCAGCCAGTGTAAGGAAGTTACAGTCTCAGTTCTGTGTAACTTGAAAAGTGACCAGACTTTGAACATGTTGCGATAGAAAGCAGGCAGTTTTCAGAGCTTTGTTTTCTGTGGATTCATGCAGAACAATGACTTGTCACAGCCCCTCAAACTTCTGCAAGATGACCGCAGTGGCAGACTTCCAGTTTGAGTCTATACAACCTGAAAGAAATCTTTAAACAGATTGAATATGAAAAGCTGCTAATCTGCTTTGCACACGTATCAGTCCTTTCCCTCCTTCATCTCTGGGTAGGTATAAAACACTTTGTGGCACCCAGTGTAAATTATCCCAGAAAAAATCAACTAAATAGACTGATTAAAACTGTGGGGAGTCCAAGCAAGTTAAACAGTGCCAGAGAGAGGATGCTATTaggttattaataattaatcagataagatatacctttatatatatatattcgccCTCTATATGACAATTTGGGAAGGAGAAAATTTTATTTGCTTAGACGCCCTTTTAACTTTTCAATTATCCCTTCAAATAGTTTCTTTACATTCTGCTCTTATCCCCAACATATCTGTGCCCCCCTCTGGCCCAGGTTAAGCCAGGTGGCAGACGTGGTCCCCCCTTGTGACCACCCCAGCTTAAAAGGCCTGACTTTTCTGCCAGTTGACTCTTACAACAGAGCGTTAACATCTCTGTCCACTAATCAGAACAATAATGAAATCATCGGCATCAGATGAGAACTAGAAAGCATTAACACACCCTGGAACACACAAGCCGTTACGTTCAGTTCTGAGTTTACTCAACAATGGCTCAGTTGAGATGGTATACAGTATCCCAGACACTGGACAGCCTTGCCggtccacccccccccccccccaccccacacacacacacacacactaaaatgaaCAGACATGTCACCATTTACCTTCAATAGACCTTCAACATCTTAAGACCTTcaatagctgcccctgtgctctgactccaaCCTCCTCAGTAGGGATATGTGATGAATACAATTACACTACGTAATGTAATGTGGTGATAGTAAAGGCTTTTCGATGGGACATATAAGGGAAGCACTCGCTAATAAACACCACCAATCACTACGCCACACAAAACAAGACACACGTTCGTTACATCAGcgttttaaaaaacattcattcgcGACACAGACATTACATTCTCATAGCCGATCTTTCCTCCTACAGCCAAACGGCATGGCACTGTGTAAGAAAGTCCTGGTCCTCACTACCTGGGACAGCTCATGACTTCTCAGgaacagacagtgagagactgagacatTTCTCTCGACTGTGAACTTTCgtttctttacattttagtttgtgtttaaggttttatttttgtagtaattaatACATCACTtcagttaaaacacacacacacacacacacacacacacacacacacacacacacacacacacacacacacacacacgtgatttGAATTAGGATAAGCTAAATAACTTCGAGTGCAGTGAAGAAGCTTCTTATGATGATGTGATTGTAACAGTAGAGTCTCAGAGCTGAAAGCGAGTGTTAATGAGCCGATACTTTCTCCTTGTCACTATAGAATATAAAGTCTAATCCCAGTTTTTCTCCCCACACTCCTGAAGTAAACACGATCACTGTGTGATGTCTAACAGATTAATTCAGTCATCTgtagcttcatattaaccaaaTGTTCTGTGTGCTGTTCTTCAGGTCTTCAGGAGTCATGCTGTTTGTTCTAGCCTTTGTCTTTGCCCTTTACACGGCGCCCCTGAGATGTACAGCAGGTAATCAGACATAATCAGACATCAACATCAGATCAACTCCAGTCTGTGATACTGAGCTTTATGCTGAAATGTTGTTCTTTTTGGTTTGGGTTAAATATCATATGATTATACGACCAGTGGATGAAttctttgtgcgtgtgtgtgtgtgtgtgtgtgtgtgtgtgtgtgtgtgtgtgtgtgtgtgtgtgtgtgtgtgtgtgtgtgtgtgtgtgtgtgtgtgtgtgtgtgtgtgtgtgtgtgtgtgtgtgtgtgtgtgtgtgtgtgtgtgtgtgtgtgtgtgtgtgtgtggtagatcCATCTCCAGTCTGTCAGCCACGCTCTACCTGCTCTGAGTGTTTGAAGAGTCCAGGATGTGCATGGTGTAAGCAGAAGGTAGGTTTCCtgaagtgatgacatcacatctGGTGTAATAAACAGTGTGAAGTCATTCACAGTGAAACACTAGATTCCGTGTGATGACACACTGAGAGTAGACAgtattgtgttataatgtgttacAAAGAGACATAATGAAATCAGATTTCAGAATCAGTTAATTTTTTACCCCATATGGAAAATGCTGGATTTGCTGTATAACTGTTTtatacattaatttatttttctttgcattttatGAAAATGTCCTCATGCAGGCTACACATTTAAAGTTggatttaaatatgtataaacgTAAATACAGCAATTTGACTGGTTTGAGTTTTAAGCATGTTATCagaagtaaagtgtgtgtttgtgtgtgtgtatatactgtaaaggTTAGGTAAGtagtggtaaagtgtgtgtttgggtaggTAAGtagtggtaaagtgtgtgtttgggtaggTAAGTAGTGTCGAGGTAgttttgaggtttgagagaatTTCCTGGTCATTTTCCATCGACTGAAATCTAAAGTATTGATGtgaccttcatcatcatcagcatgaTGAGGTGAGAATCAGCAACACTTTGCGAttaggtgtaggtgtaggtgtaggtgtaggtgtaggtgtaggtgtaggtgtaggtgtaggtgtaggtgtggtTGTGGTATTTATCTCCGTAACCATGGAAGTAACAACTAGAAGTGCTAGAATTAAGGTGAATTAAGATTAAGAATGTGTATataacgaacacacacacattaatatttatcttAATAAcaaagtcaataaataaattctgctaataatctaattattaaatctaatggatttttgcagaaaataaaataatatattaaataaatcttttgcTCCTCTATAAATTCCTATAAGCTGTGAAATTAAAACATAATGACAGAAGTGACTGTAATCATTGTGGATTTAGTGTCGAGTTTAGACGATtggtttggtgtttgttttgatgaatGATGTCATATTTTTGAGGTAATGTTGAGTAAAAAGATATGAGACAGTCAGCTGGTAAAGTCTTGAAAGTTTTAAGGTTATATGCACCAGTCTAGCCCCGCCCACTGTTAGCCCCGCCCACTGGAAGAACTGCAGACTTTTTCACAACCTTCTCACTCTGCAGGATTTTCTGAAGTCTGGAGAATCAGACGAACGCAGATGTGACTCTGCTGAGTCCCTGAGGATGAGGACATGCCAGAGTGAAAATATGATCGATCCAAAACCCCATAGTTCAATCATGAAAGAAAACGAACTGAACAGTGACCTCACAAATGTGGTGCAGCTCAAACCTCAGAGCCTGAAAGTCAAACTCAGAGTCGGTGAGGAAGACCTTGACTTCATGGTGTACTGTTATACAATCATTTTATCAGTGCATTGAAAATAAGACCTTCATAAGACCTTCATAAGACCTTTATAAACATTTAGCATAAAGCTTTCCATAAACCCTTTACATTAAGCTCTTTACATGAAGCTGTATGTTACCTGCATGTGTCATCACTGTTCATCATTAAATGCTCTCTTCTATATAAAGGTGTGCCACGGGAATTTGAAGTGGAGTTTAAGAGAGCTGAAGGTTATCCCATAGATTTGTACTATCTGATGGACCTGAGTTACTCCATGCAGGATGATCTGGATAAGATTAAAAACCTCGGACAGGACATTCTGGACAACCTGAAGAAAGCCACAAAGACTGTCCGCATTGGTGAGACGTCACAATTACATCTAAAAAGCAATGGTTCTGATGGTATAGATTATGTAGATGAAATAGATGATGTGAATGATGCAATATGATGTGGCTAGTGTATGTAAATGGTGTAGATGTGTGGATGGTGTGGATGTGTAAATGgtgtagatatacagtatagatggTGTGGATGGTGTAAATATGTAgatggtgtgaatgtgtgaatggtGTAGATATATAGATGCTGTGGATGGTGTAGATGTGTGGACAGTGTTGATGTGTGGATGCTGTagatatatagattatataggTGGTGTACATGGTGTGGATGGTATGGATAGTGTAGATATGTAGATGGTGTGGATGGTGTAGATGTGTAGATGGTGTAAATGgtgtagatatatagatagtGTGAATATTGTAGATGGTGTAGATGGATTGgataatgtacatatatatatatggtgtggATGGTGTGGATGGTGTAGATATAAAGATGGTGTGGATGGTGTAGATGTGTGGATTGTGTGAATGTTGTAGATATATAGATGGTGTGAATATTGTTGATGTGTAGATGTGTGGATGGTGTGAATGGTGTAGATATATAGATGGTGTGAATGGTGTAGATGTGTAGATGGTGTGAATGGTGTAGATATATAGATGGTGTGGATGGTGTAGATGTGTGGATGGTGTGAATGTTGTAGATATATAGATGGTGTGAATAGTGTGGATGGTGTAGATGTGTAGATGGTGTGAATGGTGTAGATGTGTGGATGGTGTAGATGGTGTGAATGGTGTAGATGTGTGGATGGTGTAGATGGTGTAGATGTGTGGATGGTGTGAATAGTGTAGATATATAGATGGTGTGAATAGTGTAGCTGTGTGAATGGTGTAGATGTGTAGATGGTGTGAATGGTGTAGATGTGTGGATGGTGTAGATGTGTGGATGGTGTAGATGTGTAGATGGTGTGGATGGTGTAGATGTGTGGATGGTGTAGATGTGTAGATGGTGTCTCCTTAAACATAAATGTACCCAAATGAAGAACATACACATTTCCCACCTAACAGGAACATTTCTGCTTTAAATTTTCCTGAAAGAGATTGAACTTGATCAGGAACACTGAATGTTTAGTCCTGTAAATAACATGAAGGACTCATCACCTCCTGGTGTGGACACAATGTTGGGTTTAGTCTCGATCACAACACAGCGTCCTGTTGTAGCCATGATGTTATTTCCctttaaacagataaaagagAATAGTACCTAAAGCAGTTATATGGAGCTTACAGCTTGTCTTCTCTTCCCCGTCCTCAGGTTTTGGCTCATTTGTCGACAAGGAGAAGCTTCCGTACGTTAGCCAGATTAAGTCCAGGAGACAGAACCCCTGTCCCACCCGATCAGACACGTGCCAGCCCGCCTTCACCTTCCACAATGTTCTGCCTCTGACCAGTGAAGCCAAAGCATTTAAGAAAGAAGTCAGTAAGCAGAAAATATCTGGCAACCTGGATTCACCTGAAGCTGGTTTAGATGCTATCATGCAGGCTGCCGTGTGCCAGGTGAGGATGAACCTGTGGCAGGTCAAACTGATGAAGCTGAAATCTAACAAACATCTCACAGCTACATCACCAGGCTGATGGTGGAACATTAATGATCCTTATAATGTATGATGTGTTAACACGAGCAAACCGTGTCACACTAATGATATGGTGTAACCCCTTACAGCCTGGAGGATCTCTGTGTTACTGAAGCTCCACAAGCAGCTCCCATTCAGTGAGGCTGTAAATCAGGGTTAAAGTCGTGTACCAGAAGCTCTTTGAAGTTTTTCTTCTATGTACACGTTTAGGAGAAGATCGGCTGGAAGGATGTGACTCGGATTCTGGTCTACACCTCCGATGACACCTTCCACATGGCAGGAGATGGTCGACTTGCTGGAATATTTACACCACATGATGGAAAGTGTCACCTTAAGTCTGACGGTTCTTATGACGGCAAACTGTTTGTGAGTAATAAACCTGCATAACACCGCTATAGTCATACGAGCTTAACCACACAGAGGACAAAGTGTTTATGGGAACCAGGAAGCACCTGACAACACACGTTGGATCACGTCCCTCAGGATcggtctaaagaaatgtttgAGTCACTGACTTGACTTTGTCACTCTACCTTTGACAGAGTTTCTGTTACActgttgtactgtgtgtgttacaggattATCCCTCAGTAGGCCATCTCTCTCAGGTGCTGCAGGACAATAACATTCAGCTCATATTTGCTGTGACAAAAAACACCTTTTCTGCCTATCAGGTGagaacacactctctctctctctctctctctctctctctctctctctctctctctctctctctctctctgtctctgtctctgtctctctctctctgtctctctctatctctctctctctctctctctctctctctcacacacacacactctctctctctcacacacacacacacacactctctctctctcacacacacacacactctctctctctctctctctctgtctgtctctctctctctgtctctctctctgtctctctctctctgtctgtctctctctctctctctctcacacacacacactctctctctctctcacacacacacacacacactctctctctctcacacacacactctctctctcacacacacctctctctctctctctccctctctctctctctctcacacacacacactcctcctcgccactcactctctcactctctctcaccacacacactctctctctccactctctcctctctctctctcattctctcccctagtctcctctctcactctctcctctcactctctctctctctctctctcatccacacacccactctctctctcaccacacacactctctctcacacacacacaacactctctctcacaccacaccatctctctctctctcccacacacaccacactcctctctcctcactctcctctctctctaactctctctctctctctctctctctctcccacacacctctctctcacacaccactcgctctctcacacacactcaccaccacctctctctctcaccccacacctctctctctctcactcactctctctctcaaacacactctctctctctctctctctctctctctctcacacacacacacacacactctcactcacactctctctctcacactctctctctctctctcacacacacacactctctctctctcacacgcacacacactctcactctcctctctcacacacacaactctctctctcactcactcctctctctctctcacacaccaccacactctcgctctcacacacaatcactctctctctcgctctctcacacacacactcccactctctctcacacacacactctatctcgctcacactcacacactctctctctcctcacacccactctctctctcccactcgctctctctctccacacacacactctcctctcactcacacactctctctctcacacacacccactctctctctctatctctcactctctctctcactcactctctctctctctcactctctcccctctctctctctctcacacacacactctctctctcactcactctctctctctcacacacacactctctctctctcacacacacactctctctctctctctctctctctcacacacactctctctctcacacactctctctcacacacacactctctctctcacacacacacacactctctctctctctctctctctctctctctcacacacacacacactctctctctcacacacactctctctcacacacatactctctctatctctctctctctctctctcacactctctctctcactcactctctctctctctctctctctctctcacacactctctctctcactctctctctctctctctctctctctctctctctctctctctctctctctctctctctctctctctctctctctctctctcacactctctctgtctctctcacacatgtaGGCACTGAGTGCGTTGATTCCTCAGTCGGTGGTTGGTGTGTTGGAGGATGACTCCAGTAATGTAGTCCAGCTGATCTCTGATGCTTATGGGGTAAGtaaggagtgtgtggtgttgtacgtACACtacggtgtgtggtgttgtacgtACACtacggtgtgtggtgttgtacgtACACtacggtgtgtggtgttgtacgtACACtacggtgtgtggtgttgtacgtACACtacggtgtgtggtgtgtggtgttgtacgtACACtacggtgtgtggtgttgtacgtACACtacggtgtgtggtgtgtggtgttgtacgtACACtacggtgtgtggtgttgtacgtacactacagtgtgtggtgttgtatgTACACtacggtgtgtggtgttgtacgtgtgtggtgttgtacgtACACtacggtgtgtggtgttgtacgtACACtacggtgtgtggtgttgtacgtACACtacggtgtgtggtgttgtacgtACACtacggtgtgtggtgttgtacgtgtgtggtgttgtacgtACACtacggtgtgtggtgttgtacgtacactacagtgtgtggtgttgtacgtACACtacggtgtgtggtgttgtacgtgtgtggtgttgtacgtACACtacggtgtgtggtgtgtggtgttgtacgtACACtacggtgtgtggtgttgtacgtACACTACGGTGTGTGGTGCTGtacgtgtgtggtgttgtacgtACACtacggtgtgtggtgttgtacgtgtgtggtgttgtacgtACACtacggtgtgtggtgttgtacgtACACtacggtgtgtggtgttgtacgtacactacagtgtgtggtgttgtacgtACACtacggtgtgtggtgttgtacgtgtgtggtgttgtacgtACACtacggtgtgtggtgtgtggtgttgtacgtACACtacggtgtgtggtgttgtacgtACACTACGGTGTGTGGTGCTGtacgtgtgtggtgttgtacgtACACtacggtgtgtggtgttgtacgtgtgtggtgttgtacgtACACtacggtgtgtggtgttgtacgtgtgtggtgttgtacgtACACtacggtgtgtggtgttgtacgtACACtacggtgtgtggtgttgtacgtgtgtggtgttgtacgtACACtacggtgtgtggtgttgtacgtgtgtggtgttgtacgtACACtacggtgtgtggtgttgtacgtACACTACGGTGTGTGGTGCTGtacgtgtgtggtgttgtacgtACACTacggtgtgtgtgctgtacgtTCTCTACGGTGTGTGGTGTTTtcggtgtgtggtgttgtacgtACACtacggtgtgtggtgttgtacgtgtgtggtgttgtacgtACACtacggtgtgtggtgttgtacgtACACTACGGTGTGTGGTGCTGtacgtgtgtggtgttgtacgtACACtacggtgtgtggtgttgtacgtACACtacggtgtgtggtgttgtacgtgtgtggtgttgtacgtACACtacggtgtgtggtgttgtacgtACACtacggtgtgtggtgttgtacgtACACTACGGTGGTGTTTATATTCATGACTTAGAGCTCAcgtcactgcacctctcacgtCTCACACTGACCCTTTAATATAAACCAGAGCGAgtttgttatataatataacataatataatatatgtttacagatatgtggtttgtgtgtgtgtgtgtgtgtgtgtgtgtgtgtgtgtgtgtgtgtgtgtgtgtgtgtgtgtgtgtgtgtgtgtgtgtttgtttgtttgtttttgtgtagaaCTTATCCTCCACCCTCCTGTTGGAGCACAACATGTCCCTGCCTGGTCTCCATGTGTCCTATCTGTCTCACTGCAATAATCAGTCAGGCAGTATGTGGCAGAACAGAGGAGAGTGTACGGGCATCCGAGACGAGAAGGTCAGTTACAACCCTCACTCCTTTATTACCCTCTCTCCTTTATTACCCTCACTCCTTTATTACCCTCACTCCTTTATTACCCTCTCTCCTTTATTACCCTCTCTCCTTTGTTACCCTCACTCCTTTATTACCTTCACTCCTTTATTACCCTCACTCTTTTATTACCCTCTCTCCTTTATTACCCTCTCTCCTTTGTTACCCTCACTCCTTTATTACCCTCTCTCCTTTGTTACCCTCTCTCCTTTGTTACCCTCACTCCTTTATTACCCTCTCTCCTTTGTTACCCTCACTCCTTTATTACCTTCACTCCTTTATTACCCTCACTCTTTTATTACCCTCTCTCCTTTATTACCCTCTCTCCTTTATTACCCTCTCTCCTTTGTTACCCTCACTCCTTTATTACCCTCTCTCCTTTATTACCCTCTCTCCTTTGTTACCCTCACTCCTTTATTACCCTCACTCCTTTATTACCCTCACTCCTTTATTACCCTCTCTCCTTTATTACCCTCACTCCTTTATTACCCTCTCTCCTTTATTACCCTCTCTCCTTTATTACCTTCACTCCTTTATTACCCTCACTCTTTTATTACCCTCTCTCCTTTATTACCCTCTCTCCTTTGTTACCCTCACTCCTTTATTACCCTCACTCCTTTATTACCTTCACTCCTTTATTACCCTCACTCTTTTATTACCCTCTCTCCTTTATTACCCTCTCTCCTTTGTTACCCTCACTCCTTTATTACCCTCACTCCTTTGTTACCCTCACTCCTTTATTACCCTCACACCTTTGTTACCCTCACTCCTTTATTACCCTCACACCTTTGTTACCCTCACTCCTTTATTACCCTCACACCTTTGTTAGCCTCACACCTTTATTACCCTCACACCTTTATTACCCTCACACCTTTGTTACCCTCACTCCTTTATTTCTCTCAACTTACTCTCACATTgtttaacacaatacacactacacacatcacacacacactctccccttCACtatcagtaagtgtgtgtgattgcactTTTATCTAACGTTAACACTGTATTTGcacaactcacacactacacacacttatacacactacacacacttatacacactacacacacatatacacactacacacacgtatacacactacacacacttatacacacaacacacacttatacacactacacacacttatacacactacacacacttatacacacgacacacacttatacacactacacacacttatacacactacacacacgtatacacactacacacatttatacacacaacacacacttatacacactacacacacttatacacactacacacacttatacacacgacacacacttatacacactacacacacttatacacactacacacacgtatacacacgacacagaacacacaccggagacaaaatgttttttttacacactttattgtaATGTATGCTACATGCTGTATAAGGAAAGTTTATTATGaattatgatgtgtgtgtgtgtgtgtgtgtgtgtgtgtgtgtgtgtgtgtgtgtgtgtgtgtgtgt encodes the following:
- the itgb7 gene encoding integrin beta-7; its protein translation is MLFVLAFVFALYTAPLRCTADPSPVCQPRSTCSECLKSPGCAWCKQKDFLKSGESDERRCDSAESLRMRTCQSENMIDPKPHSSIMKENELNSDLTNVVQLKPQSLKVKLRVGVPREFEVEFKRAEGYPIDLYYLMDLSYSMQDDLDKIKNLGQDILDNLKKATKTVRIGFGSFVDKEKLPYVSQIKSRRQNPCPTRSDTCQPAFTFHNVLPLTSEAKAFKKEVSKQKISGNLDSPEAGLDAIMQAAVCQEKIGWKDVTRILVYTSDDTFHMAGDGRLAGIFTPHDGKCHLKSDGSYDGKLFDYPSVGHLSQVLQDNNIQLIFAVTKNTFSAYQALSALIPQSVVGVLEDDSSNVVQLISDAYGNLSSTLLLEHNMSLPGLHVSYLSHCNNQSGSMWQNRGECTGIRDEKVSFTVRLNASECLADSTTFKIQLKGINEVLLVAVETLCNCNCGDSEENSTHCGGKGSFECGVCRCSKGYLGQHCQCESTSDSVSRISCRRDNSSQECSGHGVCECGLCVCSGHFSGKYCQCNDDSCERHENKICNGKGKCNCGKCECVDNYTGPACECSHSKCAQKYGKLCSGQGRCKCNRCECNNNFMGHDCALIVSPCSTYKPCIACITHSGSNCTDVCTSVRHSKKEGFHTLQCLHETISYDVNLDDEGNVLITYADLPSTVDKTKLIISSSVTSIIFIGILIIVIYKILLELYDRREYQNFLKAQENTKWEETHNPLYKEATTTVYNPLHTQDN